One window from the genome of Nocardioides panaciterrulae encodes:
- a CDS encoding aldo/keto reductase: protein MTLPTRTLGTTSPLTVSSMGLGCMGMSEFYGTGDEQQGIETIHRALDLGVTFLDTADMYGPFTNERLVGKAIAGRRDEVQLATKFGNQRAEDGTRLGINGRPEYVRAACDASLQRLGVDHIDLYYQHRVDKTVPIEETVGAMAELVEAGKVRHLGLSEASAANIRKAHGTHPITALQTEYSLFTRDLEDEVLPTIRELGIGLVPYSPLGRGLLTGAITDEASLAEGDSRRTAYFPRFQGEALDTNLSLVARIREIADAKGCTPGQLALAWVLAQGDDVAPIPGTKRVKYLEENAAAAEVRLTDDDLAALQRAVPRESVAGARYGDMSSIDA, encoded by the coding sequence ATGACGCTTCCTACCCGAACCCTTGGCACCACCTCTCCCCTGACCGTCTCGTCCATGGGCCTCGGCTGCATGGGCATGTCCGAGTTCTACGGGACCGGCGACGAGCAGCAGGGCATCGAGACGATCCACCGGGCGCTCGACCTCGGCGTGACGTTCCTGGACACCGCCGACATGTACGGCCCGTTCACCAACGAGCGCCTGGTCGGCAAGGCCATCGCCGGGCGCCGCGACGAGGTGCAGCTCGCCACCAAGTTCGGCAACCAGCGCGCCGAGGACGGCACCCGGCTGGGCATCAACGGGCGGCCGGAGTACGTCCGCGCCGCGTGTGACGCCTCGCTGCAGCGGCTCGGTGTCGACCACATCGATCTCTACTACCAGCACCGGGTCGACAAGACCGTGCCGATCGAGGAGACGGTCGGCGCGATGGCCGAGCTCGTCGAGGCCGGCAAGGTGCGCCACCTCGGGCTGTCGGAGGCCTCCGCCGCCAACATCCGCAAGGCCCACGGCACCCACCCGATCACCGCGCTGCAGACGGAGTACTCGCTGTTCACCCGCGACCTCGAGGACGAGGTGCTCCCCACGATCCGGGAGCTCGGCATCGGCCTGGTCCCCTACTCCCCGCTCGGGCGCGGTCTGCTGACCGGCGCGATCACCGACGAGGCGTCGCTGGCCGAGGGCGACTCGCGGCGCACGGCGTACTTCCCGCGCTTCCAGGGCGAGGCGCTCGACACCAACCTGAGCCTGGTCGCGCGGATCCGCGAGATCGCCGACGCCAAGGGCTGCACGCCCGGCCAGCTCGCGCTGGCGTGGGTGCTCGCCCAGGGCGACGACGTCGCTCCCATCCCGGGGACGAAGCGGGTGAAGTACCTCGAGGAGAACGCGGCGGCGGCCGAGGTGCGGCTCACCGACGACGACCTTGCGGCGCTGCAGCGCGCGGTGCCGCGCGAGTCGGTGGCCGGCGCCCGGTACGGCGACATGAGCTCGATCGACGCCTGA
- a CDS encoding NAD-dependent epimerase/dehydratase family protein has product MNILVTGAAGAIGRVVTVGLQDRGHEIVGLDRVPPPDGYDGPWHLLDCADPDAVAAAFAEQPLDAVVHLAGNPTEGSLPESFTSHVVTTAALLDAMVEHDVSRLVYASSNHAVGRTPHRDLLTVEARPRPDTFYGVGKVAAEAVMSLYADRDGLDAVACRIGSFLPEPETVRHLATWLSHDDCVRMVEASLTATAPGFAVLYGISANTRAWWDLEPGRALGYHPHDDAEEFAGRIGPRAEDETEAAHVGGPFATPEFERPALDRGTSIA; this is encoded by the coding sequence GTGAACATCCTCGTGACCGGCGCGGCCGGTGCCATCGGACGTGTCGTGACCGTCGGCCTGCAGGACCGCGGCCACGAGATCGTGGGCCTGGACCGGGTGCCGCCGCCGGACGGGTACGACGGGCCCTGGCACCTGCTCGACTGCGCCGACCCCGACGCGGTGGCCGCGGCGTTCGCCGAGCAGCCGCTGGACGCCGTGGTGCACCTGGCCGGCAACCCGACCGAGGGCAGCCTGCCGGAGTCGTTCACCTCCCACGTGGTCACCACCGCCGCGCTGCTCGACGCGATGGTCGAGCACGACGTGAGCCGGTTGGTCTACGCCTCGTCCAACCACGCGGTCGGCCGCACGCCGCACCGCGACCTGCTGACCGTGGAGGCGCGACCGCGCCCGGACACCTTCTACGGGGTCGGCAAGGTCGCCGCCGAGGCCGTGATGAGCCTCTACGCCGACCGCGACGGCCTCGACGCGGTCGCCTGCCGGATCGGTTCGTTCCTGCCCGAGCCGGAGACCGTGCGCCACCTGGCCACCTGGCTCTCCCACGACGACTGCGTGCGGATGGTCGAGGCGTCGCTCACCGCGACCGCCCCGGGCTTCGCGGTGCTCTACGGCATCTCGGCCAACACCCGGGCCTGGTGGGACCTCGAGCCCGGCCGGGCGCTGGGCTACCACCCGCACGACGACGCCGAGGAGTTCGCGGGCCGGATCGGCCCGCGCGCCGAGGACGAGACCGAGGCCGCGCACGTCGGCGGCCCGTTCGCCACGCCGGAGTTCGAGCGGCCGGCCCTCGACCGCGGGACGAGCATCGCTTGA
- a CDS encoding cation:proton antiporter, producing the protein MTAFLMTFGLGLLAAVLFSALASRSPLSTSAVFLVAGVVAGPLLLDVVSVPRDTVESVAEVALFAVLFTDGQHASLGVFRRSGRSAARPLVVAMPLTFALVAVLAHYLTGLPWGPACVLGAILAPTDPVFASALVGREDVPRGVREVLNIESGLNDGLALPAVLIIAGTVGAHPHGYATDWPSLLLELALGVVLGVVVPVVVVQLLRLPGIGVIDTLQPLGPLSLAVLLFALCDVLDANRFLAAFIAGATIATIRPGASDSFRHTGELISEMVKGAALLAFAALLDGDVFGTAGWSGLLLAVAVVLLSRPLPVWLCLLGSNLSRRERIAAAWFGPKGFASVAYGLIIAFSGMPYAGEVLALTAVVVLVSVLAHSSTDVTVAKWWTEPREDLRSAERPGPTVIPSG; encoded by the coding sequence GTGACGGCGTTCCTGATGACCTTCGGCCTCGGGCTGCTCGCGGCCGTGCTGTTCTCGGCCCTCGCGTCGCGCAGTCCGCTGTCGACCTCGGCGGTGTTCCTGGTCGCCGGGGTCGTGGCCGGACCGCTCCTCCTCGACGTGGTCTCGGTCCCGAGGGACACGGTGGAGAGCGTGGCCGAGGTGGCGCTGTTCGCGGTCCTGTTCACCGACGGCCAGCACGCCTCCCTCGGCGTGTTCCGGCGCTCGGGGCGGTCGGCGGCGCGGCCGCTGGTGGTCGCGATGCCGCTGACGTTCGCCCTGGTCGCGGTGCTCGCCCACTACCTGACCGGGCTCCCCTGGGGGCCGGCGTGCGTGCTCGGCGCGATCCTCGCCCCGACGGACCCGGTCTTCGCCTCGGCCCTGGTGGGGCGTGAGGACGTGCCGCGCGGAGTGCGCGAGGTGCTGAACATCGAGAGCGGCCTCAACGACGGCCTGGCGCTGCCCGCGGTGCTGATCATCGCCGGCACCGTGGGCGCCCACCCGCACGGCTACGCCACGGACTGGCCCTCGCTCCTGCTCGAGCTCGCCCTCGGTGTGGTGCTCGGGGTGGTCGTGCCCGTGGTCGTCGTCCAGCTGCTGCGGCTGCCCGGCATCGGCGTCATCGACACCCTGCAGCCGCTCGGCCCGCTCTCACTGGCGGTGCTGCTCTTCGCGCTGTGCGACGTGCTGGATGCCAACCGGTTCCTCGCCGCCTTCATCGCGGGCGCGACCATCGCGACGATCCGGCCCGGCGCCTCGGACAGCTTCCGGCACACCGGCGAGCTGATCAGCGAGATGGTGAAGGGGGCCGCGCTGCTGGCGTTCGCCGCGCTGCTCGACGGCGACGTCTTCGGCACGGCGGGCTGGAGCGGGCTGCTGCTGGCGGTCGCGGTGGTGCTGCTGTCGCGCCCGCTGCCGGTCTGGCTGTGCCTGCTGGGCAGCAACCTCTCCCGGCGGGAACGGATCGCCGCGGCGTGGTTCGGCCCGAAGGGCTTCGCCAGCGTCGCCTACGGACTGATCATCGCGTTCAGCGGCATGCCGTACGCCGGGGAGGTGCTGGCGCTGACCGCGGTCGTGGTGCTGGTCTCGGTCCTGGCCCACAGCAGCACCGACGTCACGGTGGCGAAGTGGTGGACCGAGCCCCGCGAGGACCTCAGATCAGCGGAACGACCCGGCCCAACAGTGATCCCATCCGGCTAG
- a CDS encoding purine-nucleoside phosphorylase, which translates to MSTEQTPQQPDPKRQAREAADRLAELTGVEKHDVALVLGSGWLPAVDALGEVTAEVATTDLPGFSAAAVAGHSGRIRSVRSGDKDLLVFLSRTHYYEGKGVRAVVHGVRTAAAAGCRAIVLTNGCGGLKPTWEPGTPVLISDHINLTGKSPIEGANFVDLTDLYSSRLRAMCREVDPSLDEGVYVQFPGPHYETPAEVRMAGVLGGHLVGMSTTLEAIAAREAGMEVLGLSLVTNLAAGISDQPLNHEEVLEAGRAAASRMGSLLGRVVPLI; encoded by the coding sequence GTGAGCACAGAGCAGACCCCCCAGCAGCCGGATCCCAAGCGGCAAGCCCGCGAGGCCGCCGACCGACTCGCGGAGCTGACCGGCGTCGAGAAGCACGACGTGGCCCTGGTCCTCGGCTCCGGGTGGCTGCCCGCGGTCGACGCGCTGGGCGAGGTCACCGCGGAGGTCGCGACCACCGACCTGCCGGGCTTCTCCGCCGCGGCCGTGGCCGGCCACTCCGGCCGGATCCGCTCGGTCCGCTCGGGCGACAAGGACCTGCTGGTCTTCCTCAGCCGCACCCACTACTACGAGGGCAAGGGGGTGCGCGCCGTCGTCCACGGCGTGCGTACGGCGGCCGCGGCCGGCTGCCGCGCGATCGTGCTGACCAACGGCTGCGGCGGCCTGAAGCCGACCTGGGAGCCGGGCACCCCGGTGCTGATCAGCGACCACATCAACCTGACCGGCAAGAGCCCGATCGAGGGCGCGAACTTCGTCGACCTGACCGACCTCTACTCCAGCCGGCTGCGCGCGATGTGCCGCGAGGTCGACCCGTCGCTGGACGAGGGCGTCTACGTGCAGTTCCCCGGCCCGCACTACGAGACGCCTGCCGAGGTCCGGATGGCCGGCGTGCTGGGCGGTCACCTGGTCGGCATGAGCACCACCCTGGAGGCGATCGCCGCCCGCGAGGCCGGCATGGAGGTGCTGGGCCTGAGCCTGGTCACCAACCTGGCCGCCGGCATCAGCGACCAGCCGCTCAACCACGAGGAGGTCCTCGAGGCCGGCCGCGCGGCGGCTAGCCGGATGGGATCACTGTTGGGCCGGGTCGTTCCGCTGATCTGA
- a CDS encoding VOC family protein produces the protein MIDHFGINCADMPAARAFYDKVLGVLGHSRVMDFEEAVGYGTEQPVFWISAQPAQGPASGPNREVHIAFTARDAATVRAFFEAATSVGAEVLHEPRLWPEYHPGYYGAFVRDPDGNNVEAVCHTGGE, from the coding sequence ATGATCGATCACTTCGGCATCAACTGCGCCGACATGCCGGCCGCGAGGGCCTTCTACGACAAGGTGCTCGGCGTTCTCGGACACTCCCGGGTGATGGACTTCGAGGAGGCCGTCGGCTACGGCACCGAGCAGCCGGTCTTCTGGATCAGCGCGCAGCCGGCCCAGGGTCCCGCGTCCGGCCCCAACCGGGAGGTGCACATCGCCTTCACCGCCCGGGACGCCGCCACCGTGCGTGCCTTCTTCGAGGCGGCGACCTCGGTCGGCGCCGAGGTGCTGCACGAGCCGCGGCTATGGCCGGAGTATCACCCCGGCTACTACGGCGCCTTCGTCCGCGACCCCGACGGCAACAACGTCGAGGCGGTCTGCCACACGGGTGGCGAGTGA
- a CDS encoding response regulator, giving the protein MIRVLLCDDQELVRAGFRLILDLEDDMEVVGEAGDGRECLAAVARTSPDVVLMDIRMPVMDGIETTRRLVAASSATRVLVLTTFGLDSYVYEAVRAGASGFLLKDVPRDQLVAGIRVIARGETLLAPRLTRRLLERFVAAPPPATGVPEQLTRLSARELEVLGLLAEGLSNAEIAARLVLGEATVKTHVARILTKLGLRDRVQAVVLAYESGFVSPGVPHAE; this is encoded by the coding sequence GTGATCCGCGTCCTGCTGTGCGACGACCAGGAGCTGGTGCGAGCCGGCTTCCGCCTGATCCTCGACCTCGAGGACGACATGGAGGTGGTGGGCGAGGCCGGCGACGGACGCGAGTGCCTCGCCGCGGTCGCCCGGACCTCGCCGGACGTGGTGCTGATGGACATCCGGATGCCGGTCATGGACGGGATCGAGACCACCCGCAGGCTGGTCGCCGCGTCCTCCGCCACCCGGGTTCTGGTGCTCACCACCTTCGGGCTCGACTCCTACGTCTACGAGGCCGTGCGGGCCGGCGCGAGCGGCTTCCTGCTCAAGGACGTGCCGCGCGACCAGCTCGTCGCGGGCATCCGGGTGATCGCCCGCGGGGAGACGCTGCTCGCGCCGCGACTGACCCGCCGCCTCCTGGAACGGTTCGTGGCGGCGCCCCCGCCGGCCACCGGCGTGCCGGAGCAGCTCACCCGGCTCAGCGCCCGCGAGCTGGAGGTGCTCGGGCTGCTGGCCGAGGGACTGTCGAACGCCGAGATCGCGGCGCGGCTCGTGCTGGGCGAGGCGACGGTGAAGACCCACGTCGCGCGCATCCTGACCAAGCTCGGGCTGCGCGACCGGGTGCAGGCGGTGGTGCTCGCCTACGAGTCGGGCTTCGTCAGCCCGGGGGTGCCGCACGCCGAGTGA
- a CDS encoding histidine kinase has translation MTSPLAPGRPRARDVWLGAAVGLVSLGGILTGDVEEGPRALTVAVALVGAVALAWRVAAPLAAVTAVGLAGILQAQVGTSPGSLWALMTDLVLTYTVAVECAESVATAGLVVIIGSLWIQEWLDHGQDYPFIALVYGGAWLLGRGTRSWRERATLAEQHQRDLARLAVAEERTRIARELHDVVAHALSVIAVQADAAEAALDREPRLAGPPLRAIRSSATEALDDMRTLLHLLRRDDPDTDEPGTDDPGTDDPGLGELRPARGVSDLPALLAGMEQAGLPLDASIGPLPDLPTGTQLAVYRIVQECLTNVVKHAGRVPTCLTITPEGDGVRVVVRNGPGAGTAGSGAPSGHGLVGVRERVRATGGTVSATPTPDGGFEVVARLVPTEAS, from the coding sequence GTGACCTCGCCGTTGGCCCCTGGCCGGCCCCGGGCCCGGGACGTGTGGCTCGGGGCCGCGGTCGGGCTGGTGTCGCTCGGAGGGATCCTGACCGGCGATGTCGAGGAGGGCCCCCGGGCGCTGACCGTGGCCGTCGCCCTCGTGGGGGCGGTGGCCCTGGCCTGGCGAGTGGCCGCGCCGCTGGCGGCGGTCACCGCGGTCGGGCTGGCCGGGATCCTGCAGGCACAGGTCGGTACCTCCCCCGGCTCGCTGTGGGCACTGATGACCGACCTCGTCCTGACCTACACGGTCGCCGTCGAGTGCGCGGAGTCCGTGGCGACCGCCGGACTCGTGGTCATCATCGGGTCGCTGTGGATCCAGGAGTGGCTGGACCACGGCCAGGACTACCCCTTCATCGCTCTCGTGTACGGCGGGGCCTGGCTGCTCGGCCGGGGCACCCGGTCCTGGCGGGAGCGGGCGACCCTGGCCGAGCAGCACCAGCGCGACCTGGCCCGCCTGGCGGTCGCCGAGGAACGCACGCGGATCGCCCGCGAGCTGCACGACGTGGTCGCCCACGCCCTGAGCGTGATCGCGGTCCAGGCCGACGCCGCCGAGGCGGCGCTGGACCGCGAGCCCCGGCTGGCGGGCCCACCGCTGCGGGCCATCCGCTCGAGCGCGACGGAGGCCCTCGACGACATGCGCACGCTGCTGCACCTGCTGCGCCGCGACGACCCCGATACCGACGAACCCGGCACCGACGACCCCGGCACCGACGACCCCGGCCTGGGCGAGCTCCGGCCGGCTCGCGGCGTGTCCGACCTCCCGGCGCTGCTGGCCGGCATGGAGCAGGCGGGCCTGCCGCTCGACGCCTCGATCGGCCCGCTGCCCGACCTGCCGACGGGCACCCAGCTCGCGGTCTACCGGATCGTCCAGGAGTGCCTCACGAACGTCGTCAAGCACGCCGGGCGGGTCCCCACCTGCCTGACCATCACCCCCGAGGGGGACGGCGTCCGCGTCGTGGTGCGCAACGGCCCGGGTGCCGGGACAGCCGGCAGCGGCGCGCCGTCGGGCCACGGACTCGTCGGTGTGCGCGAGCGGGTGCGCGCGACCGGCGGCACGGTCAGCGCCACCCCGACCCCGGACGGCGGCTTCGAGGTCGTCGCCCGGCTCGTCCCGACGGAGGCCTCGTGA
- a CDS encoding gamma-glutamylcyclotransferase has product MTLYAAYGTNLDPARMSARCPHSPLRTTGWLTGWRLTFGGEEHGWDGALSTIVQDPLEQVFVAIYDVTKDDVQLLDGWESADSGLYRKTKVRVSTLAGEVVAWTYVLDAYEGGLPSALHLGVLADAAEAADAPADYVAALRRRPCRSTGL; this is encoded by the coding sequence GTGACGCTCTATGCCGCCTACGGGACCAACCTCGATCCCGCCCGGATGAGCGCCCGCTGTCCCCACTCCCCGCTGCGGACCACGGGCTGGCTCACCGGCTGGCGGCTGACCTTCGGTGGCGAGGAGCACGGCTGGGACGGCGCGCTGTCCACGATCGTCCAGGACCCCCTCGAGCAGGTGTTCGTCGCGATCTACGACGTCACCAAGGACGACGTACAGCTGCTCGACGGCTGGGAGTCCGCCGACTCGGGGCTCTACCGCAAGACCAAGGTGCGGGTCTCGACGCTGGCCGGTGAGGTCGTGGCGTGGACCTACGTGCTCGACGCCTACGAGGGCGGCCTCCCGTCGGCGCTCCACCTCGGCGTGCTGGCCGACGCGGCCGAGGCCGCCGACGCCCCGGCGGACTACGTGGCCGCGTTGCGCCGCAGGCCCTGCCGCTCGACGGGGCTGTAG
- the lpdA gene encoding dihydrolipoyl dehydrogenase produces MTHFNVLVLGAGPGGYVAAIRAAQLGQSVAVIEEKYWGGVCLNVGCIPSKALLRNAEIAHIITHEKDVFGISGDATMDFGTTHKRSRGVADASAKGVHYLMKKNKITEINGWGTLTGPKSVDVKDADGNVTSYSGDNLIIGTGATVRLVPGVELSDNVVTYEEQILTDSLPGSIIIGGSGAIGVEFAYVMKNFGVDVTIVEFLDRMVPTEDADVSKELLKQYKKLGVKVLLSTAVKGVEDTGSGVKVTVAPAGGGDEQVLEADKFLAAFGFAPRTKGYGLESTGVELTERGAIAVDGRGRTSVEGVYAIGDVTGKLMLAHTAEAMGVVAAETIAGAETMEIDFDMIPRATFCQPQIASFGYSEAQAKEKGYDVKTAQFPFSANGKARGMAEGVGFVKIVADAEYNEIIGAHMIGPEVTELLPALTLAQQWDLTADEVARNIFAHPTLSEAMKEAVEGIAGHMINL; encoded by the coding sequence GTGACCCACTTCAACGTTCTCGTCCTTGGTGCCGGCCCCGGTGGTTACGTGGCGGCCATCCGTGCAGCCCAGCTCGGCCAGTCGGTGGCCGTGATCGAGGAGAAGTACTGGGGCGGAGTCTGCCTCAACGTGGGGTGCATCCCCTCCAAGGCGCTGCTGCGCAACGCCGAGATCGCGCACATCATCACCCACGAGAAGGACGTCTTCGGCATCTCCGGGGACGCCACGATGGACTTCGGCACCACCCACAAGCGCAGCCGCGGCGTCGCCGACGCCAGCGCCAAGGGCGTGCACTACCTGATGAAGAAGAACAAGATCACCGAGATCAACGGCTGGGGCACGCTCACCGGCCCGAAGTCGGTCGACGTGAAGGACGCCGACGGCAACGTCACGTCGTACTCCGGCGACAACCTGATCATCGGGACCGGCGCCACGGTCCGGCTGGTGCCCGGCGTGGAGCTCTCGGACAACGTGGTCACCTACGAGGAGCAGATCCTCACCGACTCGCTGCCGGGCTCGATCATCATCGGCGGCTCCGGCGCGATCGGCGTCGAGTTCGCCTACGTGATGAAGAACTTCGGCGTCGACGTCACCATCGTGGAGTTCCTCGACCGGATGGTGCCCACCGAGGACGCGGACGTCTCCAAGGAGCTGCTCAAGCAGTACAAGAAGCTCGGTGTGAAGGTGCTCCTCTCGACCGCCGTCAAGGGCGTCGAGGACACCGGCAGCGGCGTGAAGGTCACCGTCGCGCCCGCCGGGGGCGGCGACGAGCAGGTGCTCGAGGCCGACAAGTTCCTGGCGGCCTTCGGCTTCGCCCCGCGGACGAAGGGCTACGGCCTGGAGAGCACCGGCGTGGAGCTCACCGAGCGCGGCGCGATCGCCGTCGACGGCCGGGGCCGCACCAGCGTCGAGGGCGTCTACGCGATCGGCGACGTGACCGGGAAGCTGATGCTCGCTCACACCGCCGAGGCGATGGGCGTCGTGGCCGCCGAGACGATCGCCGGCGCGGAGACGATGGAGATCGACTTCGACATGATCCCGCGGGCGACGTTCTGCCAGCCGCAGATCGCCTCCTTCGGCTACTCCGAGGCGCAGGCCAAGGAGAAGGGCTACGACGTCAAGACCGCGCAGTTCCCGTTCTCCGCCAACGGCAAGGCCCGCGGCATGGCCGAGGGCGTCGGCTTCGTCAAGATCGTCGCGGACGCGGAGTACAACGAGATCATCGGCGCCCACATGATCGGCCCCGAGGTCACCGAGCTGCTGCCGGCGCTGACCCTGGCCCAGCAGTGGGACCTGACCGCCGACGAGGTGGCCCGCAACATCTTCGCGCACCCGACCCTGTCGGAGGCGATGAAGGAGGCCGTCGAGGGCATCGCCGGCCACATGATCAATCTGTGA
- a CDS encoding NAD(P)H-quinone dehydrogenase produces MAGNEHIVIVGGGPGGYESALVAAQLGARVTVVDTDGLGGSAVLTDCVPSKTLIATAELMTEVEGAAELGVCLHDGEGDAATSVSVNLARVNQRVKQLAADQSADIARRLAREDVTIVEGRGRLDGPGRVAVTRPDGSEETLEADAILVATGAAPRTSPSAQPDGERILTWEQVYDLSEVPEKLIVVGSGVTGAEFASAYLALGVDVTLVSSRDRVLPGEDADAAAVLEDVLTRRGMNVLSKSRMESVVREGDKVTVALTDGRTIEGSHCILAIGSVPNTADMGLEEAGVTLDQGGFIEVDRVSRTSARGVYAAGDCTGVLMLASVAAMQGRIAMWHFLGDAVHPLDLTKVASNVFTAPEIATVGVSQQVVDSGEIQAETVTLGMSGNPRAKMQGVHDGFVKLFCRPGSGIVVGGVVVAPRASELIHPISIAVAESLTADQLAQVFTVYPSMSGSVAEAARRLHGV; encoded by the coding sequence ATGGCGGGCAACGAACACATCGTCATCGTCGGCGGCGGCCCGGGCGGCTACGAGTCCGCCCTGGTCGCGGCCCAGCTCGGCGCCCGGGTGACGGTCGTGGACACCGACGGCCTGGGCGGCTCGGCGGTGCTCACCGACTGCGTCCCGAGCAAGACCCTGATCGCCACCGCCGAGCTGATGACCGAGGTCGAGGGCGCGGCGGAGCTCGGCGTGTGCCTGCACGACGGCGAGGGGGACGCGGCCACCAGCGTCAGCGTCAACCTGGCCCGGGTCAACCAGCGCGTCAAGCAGCTCGCGGCCGACCAGTCCGCGGACATCGCGCGGCGGCTGGCCCGCGAGGACGTCACGATCGTCGAGGGCCGCGGCCGGCTCGACGGCCCCGGGCGCGTCGCGGTGACCCGCCCGGACGGCTCGGAGGAGACGCTGGAGGCCGACGCGATCCTCGTCGCCACCGGCGCGGCGCCGCGGACCTCGCCCTCGGCGCAGCCCGACGGCGAGCGGATCTTGACCTGGGAGCAGGTCTACGACCTGAGCGAGGTGCCCGAGAAGCTGATCGTGGTCGGTTCCGGGGTCACCGGAGCGGAGTTCGCCAGCGCCTACCTCGCCCTCGGTGTCGACGTGACGCTGGTGTCCTCGCGCGACCGGGTGCTGCCCGGTGAGGACGCCGACGCGGCCGCCGTGCTCGAGGACGTGCTCACCCGCCGTGGCATGAACGTGCTGTCGAAGTCGCGCATGGAGTCGGTGGTGCGCGAGGGCGACAAGGTGACCGTGGCGCTCACCGACGGCCGCACCATCGAGGGCTCACACTGCATCCTCGCGATCGGGTCGGTGCCGAACACCGCCGACATGGGCCTGGAGGAGGCCGGGGTCACCCTCGACCAGGGTGGCTTCATCGAGGTGGACCGGGTCTCGCGCACCTCCGCCCGGGGCGTCTACGCCGCCGGCGACTGCACCGGCGTGCTGATGCTCGCCTCGGTCGCCGCGATGCAGGGCCGGATCGCGATGTGGCACTTCCTCGGTGACGCGGTGCACCCGCTGGACCTGACCAAGGTCGCCTCGAACGTCTTCACCGCTCCCGAGATCGCCACCGTCGGCGTCTCCCAGCAGGTCGTCGACAGCGGCGAGATACAGGCCGAGACCGTGACGCTCGGGATGTCGGGCAACCCGCGGGCGAAGATGCAGGGCGTCCACGACGGCTTCGTGAAGCTGTTCTGTCGCCCCGGCTCGGGCATCGTCGTCGGTGGCGTCGTCGTGGCGCCGCGGGCGAGCGAACTGATCCACCCGATCTCGATCGCGGTGGCCGAGTCGCTGACCGCCGACCAGCTCGCTCAGGTCTTCACGGTCTACCCGTCGATGAGCGGGTCGGTCGCCGAGGCGGCGCGCCGCCTGCACGGGGTCTGA